A section of the Ornithinimicrobium sufpigmenti genome encodes:
- a CDS encoding ABC transporter ATP-binding protein: MDSVQRRFGAVTALQGLTWEAAAGEVTCVLGPNGAGKTTAMEIATGLQRPDGGTVRVLGTDPWQASPEHRARVGVMLQDGGLPQSVRPLALLQHLARFWAEPADVDLLAARLGIHDFRQTTVRRLSGGQRQRVALAAALVGRPEVAFLDEPAAGLDPHARREVHALIREQADAGTSMVVTTHSFDEAERLADRIVVIVGGRAVAHGTVGEVAGERGLEETYFALTDAQRGGSPTSRPTVPPSPQETDR; this comes from the coding sequence ATGGACTCCGTCCAGCGTCGGTTCGGCGCGGTCACGGCCCTGCAGGGGCTGACCTGGGAGGCAGCCGCCGGAGAGGTCACCTGCGTGCTGGGGCCCAACGGCGCCGGCAAGACGACCGCCATGGAGATCGCCACCGGCCTGCAGCGCCCCGACGGCGGCACCGTGCGCGTGCTGGGCACCGACCCGTGGCAGGCCAGCCCCGAGCACCGGGCCCGGGTGGGCGTCATGCTGCAGGACGGCGGCCTGCCCCAGTCGGTGCGGCCCCTCGCCCTGCTGCAGCACCTCGCCCGGTTCTGGGCCGAGCCGGCCGATGTCGACCTCCTGGCCGCACGGCTGGGCATCCATGACTTCCGGCAGACCACCGTCCGCCGGCTCTCCGGCGGGCAGCGGCAACGAGTCGCGCTGGCGGCCGCACTGGTGGGGCGCCCCGAGGTGGCCTTCCTCGACGAGCCCGCAGCGGGTCTGGACCCGCACGCGCGGCGCGAGGTGCACGCGCTGATCCGGGAGCAGGCCGACGCAGGGACGTCCATGGTCGTCACCACGCACTCCTTCGACGAGGCCGAGCGGCTGGCCGACCGGATCGTCGTCATCGTCGGCGGCCGGGCCGTCGCCCACGGCACCGTGGGAGAGGTGGCCGGCGAGCGAGGGCTGGAGGAGACCTACTTCGCCCTCACCGACGCCCAGCGCGGCGGATCCCCGACCAGTCGACCGACCGTGCCCCCGAGCCCTCAGGAGACCGACCGGTGA
- a CDS encoding alpha/beta hydrolase: MQQHRRRAARPGRSTWRWLVAAVVVLGLLGGAVFVGQRQLIYFPNRSAPPPAAEVIPGARDVTLATHDGLELTAWLVPARADAATGATGDTGDTGMAVLFLPGNGGNRTGRIQIAEHLSARGLTVLLMDYRGYGGNPGRPTEDGLAADALAAQERLVAEGFPPDRQVYLGESLGTGVASALAAARPPAALLLRSPFTELADVGRTHYPWLPVGLLLRDRYAVLAHVRELDVPVTVVRGTVDRVVPTRLSEQVARAAPYLVEELVFEGAGHNDPVMVGPEVADAVLRLIDAAAGR; this comes from the coding sequence ATGCAGCAGCACCGACGCCGGGCCGCACGGCCCGGCAGGTCGACGTGGAGGTGGCTCGTCGCTGCGGTCGTGGTGCTGGGCCTGCTGGGAGGAGCGGTGTTCGTGGGACAACGTCAGCTGATCTACTTCCCCAACCGGTCCGCGCCGCCCCCGGCCGCCGAAGTCATCCCCGGTGCCCGGGACGTCACCCTTGCCACCCACGACGGGCTGGAGCTCACCGCCTGGCTCGTCCCGGCGCGGGCGGACGCAGCCACGGGCGCCACAGGGGACACCGGCGACACCGGCATGGCGGTGCTCTTCCTGCCCGGCAACGGGGGCAACCGCACCGGCCGGATCCAGATCGCCGAGCACCTGTCAGCGAGGGGCCTGACGGTGCTGCTGATGGACTACCGCGGCTACGGCGGCAACCCGGGCCGGCCCACCGAGGACGGGTTGGCCGCCGACGCCCTCGCGGCACAGGAGCGGCTGGTGGCGGAGGGCTTCCCGCCGGACCGCCAGGTGTACCTCGGTGAGTCGCTCGGCACCGGCGTCGCGTCCGCGCTGGCAGCGGCCCGCCCGCCCGCCGCACTCCTGCTGCGTTCGCCCTTCACCGAGCTGGCTGACGTCGGTCGCACCCACTACCCCTGGCTGCCGGTCGGCCTGCTGCTGCGCGACCGCTACGCGGTCCTGGCGCACGTCCGGGAGCTCGACGTGCCGGTGACCGTGGTCCGGGGCACGGTGGACAGGGTGGTGCCCACCAGGCTCAGCGAGCAGGTCGCGCGGGCCGCCCCGTATCTGGTGGAGGAGCTGGTGTTCGAGGGTGCCGGACACAACGACCCGGTGATGGTCGGGCCCGAGGTGGCCGATGCCGTGCTGCGCCTGATCGACGCGGCTGCCGGACGGTAA
- a CDS encoding COX15/CtaA family protein, whose product MSTSRTPEPARSSVLAFLMPGHVTPWVRVLAWASLLANALLIVTGGAVRLTGSGLGCPTWPRCTDESWTNTPEMGIHGIIEFGNRTLTFVLVVIALLTFLSVWRVRSRHPLFWKLALAIGVGIILQAVIGGITVRTGLNPWVVGIHFVVSAVLVAIASVLVNRTRRASLEHVAVAERKGQLTDGQRGSARVLGLVLAASGFLAIYLGTLVTGTGPHSGDAGEVVRLMFDPYVITRVHVVPVYLLTAATVVGLAASFWLRWPAPVRRVFVVLTVIVAAQAGIGYYQFFNGVPELAVGLHMAGAAALAAVVTMTTEKLYAVSARAQDAPVAPGTTPDRAPASA is encoded by the coding sequence GTGAGCACCTCCCGAACCCCCGAACCCGCCCGCTCGTCCGTCCTGGCCTTCCTCATGCCGGGGCACGTCACTCCCTGGGTCCGGGTGCTGGCCTGGGCCTCCCTGCTGGCCAACGCGCTGCTCATCGTCACCGGGGGAGCGGTCCGGCTCACCGGCAGCGGGTTGGGGTGCCCGACCTGGCCCCGGTGCACCGACGAGTCCTGGACGAACACCCCCGAGATGGGGATCCACGGGATCATCGAGTTCGGCAACCGCACGCTGACCTTCGTGCTGGTCGTCATCGCGCTGCTCACCTTCCTGTCCGTGTGGCGGGTGCGGTCACGGCACCCGCTGTTCTGGAAGCTGGCCCTGGCGATCGGGGTAGGCATCATCCTGCAGGCGGTCATCGGTGGCATCACCGTGCGGACCGGCCTCAACCCCTGGGTGGTGGGGATCCACTTCGTGGTGTCCGCGGTCCTCGTCGCAATCGCCAGCGTCCTGGTCAACCGGACCCGACGGGCCTCCCTGGAGCACGTCGCCGTCGCCGAGCGCAAGGGTCAGCTGACCGACGGACAGCGTGGCTCGGCCCGCGTCCTGGGCCTGGTCCTGGCCGCCAGCGGCTTCCTGGCCATCTACCTGGGGACGCTGGTCACCGGCACCGGCCCGCACTCCGGGGACGCCGGCGAGGTGGTGCGGCTCATGTTCGACCCCTACGTCATCACCCGCGTGCACGTGGTCCCGGTGTACCTCCTGACCGCCGCCACGGTGGTGGGGCTCGCGGCCTCCTTCTGGCTGCGGTGGCCCGCGCCGGTCCGACGGGTCTTCGTGGTGCTGACCGTGATCGTGGCCGCCCAGGCCGGGATCGGCTACTACCAGTTCTTCAACGGTGTCCCCGAGCTGGCGGTCGGGCTGCACATGGCGGGGGCCGCGGCGCTCGCTGCCGTCGTGACCATGACCACGGAGAAGCTGTATGCGGTCTCCGCCCGCGCGCAGGACGCACCCGTCGCGCCGGGCACGACACCGGACCGGGCCCCGGCGAGCGCCTGA
- a CDS encoding heme o synthase: protein MTSLDPRSAPPVQGHEGRPDRRGAGAVGAVVKDYVSLTKPRIIELLLVTTFPVMFLAERGVPSVWLIVATLIGGSLAAASANTLNCVLDRDIDAQMQRTANRPLVTGTIPVRNAVVFGAVLGVASVLWLGLVVNWFSAWLALGAILLYVVFYTMVLKRRTSQNIVWGGVAGCMPVLIGWSAVTNSLSWSAVILFLVVFFWTPPHYWPLSMRFREDYANAGVPMLPVVAEDTAVGRQVVLYAWATVLASLVLIPVAPMGWVYAVVAVVSGALFVVESHRLHSRAKAGVTGKRLGAMRLFHYSISYLTLLFLGVAVDPLLYYPLPL, encoded by the coding sequence GTGACCTCGCTCGACCCACGTTCCGCGCCCCCGGTCCAGGGACACGAGGGTCGGCCGGACCGCCGGGGGGCCGGCGCGGTGGGCGCCGTCGTCAAGGACTACGTGTCGCTGACCAAGCCGCGGATCATCGAGCTGCTGCTGGTCACCACCTTCCCGGTGATGTTCCTCGCCGAGCGTGGGGTGCCCTCCGTCTGGCTCATCGTCGCCACCCTGATCGGTGGCTCGCTCGCGGCCGCCTCGGCCAACACCCTCAACTGCGTGCTGGACCGCGACATCGACGCGCAGATGCAGCGCACGGCCAACCGGCCGCTGGTGACCGGGACCATCCCGGTGCGCAACGCGGTCGTCTTCGGCGCGGTGCTGGGCGTGGCCTCGGTGCTGTGGCTCGGGCTCGTCGTCAACTGGTTCTCGGCCTGGCTCGCGCTGGGCGCGATCCTGCTCTACGTCGTCTTCTACACCATGGTGCTCAAGCGCCGCACCAGCCAGAACATCGTCTGGGGCGGGGTCGCCGGGTGCATGCCGGTCCTCATCGGCTGGTCGGCGGTCACCAACTCGCTGTCGTGGTCGGCCGTCATCCTCTTCCTGGTCGTCTTCTTCTGGACGCCGCCGCACTACTGGCCGCTGTCGATGCGCTTCCGCGAGGACTACGCCAACGCCGGCGTGCCGATGCTGCCCGTCGTCGCCGAGGACACCGCGGTCGGCCGGCAGGTGGTGCTCTACGCCTGGGCGACCGTGCTGGCCTCCCTGGTGCTCATCCCGGTCGCGCCGATGGGCTGGGTGTATGCCGTGGTCGCGGTGGTCTCCGGGGCGCTGTTCGTCGTGGAGTCCCACCGCCTGCACTCCCGGGCCAAGGCCGGCGTAACCGGCAAGCGGCTGGGGGCCATGCGCCTGTTCCACTACTCGATCAGCTACCTGACCCTGCTCTTCCTGGGGGTCGCGGTCGACCCGCTGCTGTACTACCCGCTGCCACTGTGA
- a CDS encoding transketolase family protein, which yields MSASEQTFTSGRDQSLSRPVAEQVGWTDADVRAVDTVRVLAMDAVENVGSGHPGTAMSLAPLAYLLYQNVMVHDPSEPHWLGRDRFVLSAGHSSLTQYVQLYLHGYGLELSDLQALRTWGSATPGHPEVHHTTGVEITTGPLGSGLASAVGMAMAQRRQRGLLDPDAAPGESPFDHHIWVIASDGDIMEGVSSEASSLAGHQELSNLTVVYDQNYISIEDDTDISFSEDVAKRYEAYGWHVETVDWRGSAGSTGGSAEEGVDQREGDYVEDVDALYAALQASRERTDKPTLVLLRTIIAWPAPEAQDTGASHGSALGAEEVAATKKLLGFDPEQSFPKEPEVLEHVRAVIDRGQQARSAWQERYDAWRQSNPEGAALLDRLQDKTLPEGLADAIPTFDADEKGMATRKASGEVLSALAPVMPELWGGSADLAGSNNTTMKGETSFVPSGKATKMFPGHEYGRTLHFGIREHAMGMILNGIALEGLTRPYGGTFLVFSDYMRPAVRLASIQQAPVIYVWTHDSIGLGEDGPTHQPIEHLAALRAIPGLDVVRPADANETAVAWRTILQTVDHPSALALTRQNVPTFDRGEGGMASAEGVARGAYVLAEAEGGTPEVILIGTGSEVQLAVAARETLQAQGVPTRVVSMPCREWFDEQDTAYREEVLPAAVRARVSVEAGISLGWRELVGDAGRSVSIEHFGASANYERLYQEFGITAEAVVDAARESLQAAQGDPAPGQGLPREPQGEDSTLGDAGEGGTRSTDETQR from the coding sequence GTGAGCGCATCCGAGCAGACCTTCACCTCCGGCCGGGACCAGAGCCTGTCCCGACCGGTCGCCGAACAGGTCGGGTGGACCGACGCGGACGTCCGGGCGGTGGACACGGTCCGGGTGCTGGCGATGGACGCGGTCGAGAACGTCGGCAGCGGGCACCCCGGCACGGCGATGAGCCTGGCGCCCCTGGCCTACCTGCTCTACCAGAACGTCATGGTGCACGACCCTTCCGAGCCGCACTGGCTGGGCCGAGACCGGTTCGTGCTGTCCGCCGGCCACTCCAGCCTCACCCAGTACGTCCAGCTCTACCTGCACGGCTACGGCCTGGAGCTGTCGGACCTGCAGGCACTGCGCACCTGGGGCAGCGCGACCCCCGGCCACCCCGAGGTCCACCACACCACGGGGGTGGAGATCACCACGGGCCCGCTCGGGTCCGGGCTGGCCTCGGCGGTCGGGATGGCGATGGCCCAACGCCGCCAGCGCGGGCTGCTCGACCCTGACGCCGCCCCCGGCGAGTCCCCCTTCGACCACCACATCTGGGTCATCGCCTCCGACGGCGACATCATGGAGGGCGTCAGCTCCGAGGCGTCGTCGCTGGCGGGGCACCAGGAGCTGTCCAACCTCACCGTCGTCTACGACCAGAATTACATCTCGATCGAGGACGACACCGACATCTCCTTCAGCGAGGACGTGGCCAAGCGCTACGAGGCCTACGGCTGGCACGTGGAGACCGTGGACTGGCGCGGCAGCGCCGGGAGCACCGGCGGGTCCGCCGAGGAGGGTGTCGACCAGCGTGAGGGCGACTACGTCGAGGACGTCGACGCCCTGTACGCCGCCCTGCAGGCCTCCCGTGAGCGCACCGACAAGCCGACCCTGGTCCTGCTGCGCACCATCATCGCCTGGCCTGCTCCGGAGGCCCAGGACACCGGCGCCTCGCACGGGTCCGCCCTGGGCGCGGAGGAGGTTGCGGCCACCAAGAAGCTGCTGGGCTTCGACCCCGAGCAGTCCTTCCCGAAGGAGCCGGAGGTGCTCGAGCACGTCCGCGCGGTGATCGACCGCGGCCAGCAGGCCCGGTCCGCCTGGCAGGAGCGCTACGACGCCTGGCGCCAGAGCAACCCCGAGGGCGCGGCCCTCCTCGACCGGCTGCAGGACAAGACCCTGCCCGAGGGCCTGGCCGACGCGATCCCCACCTTCGACGCCGACGAGAAGGGCATGGCGACACGCAAGGCCTCCGGCGAGGTGCTGAGCGCGTTGGCCCCGGTGATGCCCGAGCTGTGGGGCGGCTCCGCCGACCTCGCCGGCTCCAACAACACCACGATGAAGGGTGAGACCAGCTTCGTCCCGTCGGGCAAGGCCACGAAGATGTTCCCCGGCCACGAGTACGGCCGCACCCTGCACTTCGGCATCCGCGAGCACGCGATGGGCATGATCCTCAACGGGATCGCGCTCGAGGGGCTGACCCGCCCCTACGGCGGCACCTTCCTGGTCTTCTCCGACTACATGCGCCCGGCGGTCCGGCTGGCGTCCATCCAGCAGGCCCCGGTCATCTACGTCTGGACCCACGACAGCATCGGGCTGGGCGAGGACGGGCCGACCCACCAGCCGATCGAGCACCTGGCAGCGCTGCGCGCCATCCCGGGCCTCGACGTGGTGCGCCCGGCCGACGCCAACGAGACGGCGGTGGCCTGGCGGACCATCCTGCAGACCGTCGACCACCCCTCCGCCCTGGCCCTGACCCGCCAGAACGTGCCGACCTTCGACCGGGGCGAGGGCGGTATGGCGTCCGCCGAGGGCGTCGCCCGGGGCGCCTACGTCCTGGCCGAGGCCGAGGGCGGCACGCCCGAGGTCATCCTCATCGGCACCGGCTCCGAGGTGCAGCTGGCCGTCGCCGCCCGGGAGACCCTGCAGGCGCAGGGCGTCCCGACCCGCGTGGTCTCGATGCCGTGCCGCGAGTGGTTCGACGAGCAGGACACCGCCTACCGCGAGGAGGTCCTGCCGGCGGCCGTGCGGGCACGGGTCTCGGTCGAGGCCGGCATCTCCCTGGGCTGGCGGGAGCTGGTCGGCGACGCCGGCCGCAGCGTGAGCATCGAGCACTTCGGGGCCTCGGCTAACTACGAGCGGCTCTACCAGGAGTTCGGCATCACCGCCGAGGCCGTGGTCGACGCGGCCCGTGAGTCGCTGCAGGCCGCCCAGGGTGACCCCGCGCCCGGGCAGGGCCTCCCGCGGGAGCCGCAGGGCGAGGACAGCACCCTGGGTGACGCCGGAGAGGGCGGCACCCGGTCCACCGACGAGACCCAGCGCTGA
- the tal gene encoding transaldolase, protein MSDQKPTSEPTEGATGDREAARTTLHELAESGVSVWLDDLNRPMITDGDLQQYIDRGVLGVTTNPTIFATALSEGEAYSDQVRELAASGADVDAAVHALTTQDVRNACDIFLPTFEATGGQDGRVSIEVDPRLAKDTAGTVQMAEQLWSEIDRPNLLVKIPATVEGLPAISQALTAGISVNVTLIFSLDRYRGVMNAYLTGLEQALEQGRDLSTIRSVASFFVSRVDAEIDKRLEAIGTDEALALRGKAGLANARLAYQAFEEVFSTPRWANLRDHGAHLQRPLWASTGVKNPDYPDTLYVTELVAADTVNTMPSKTLEATVDHGELHGDTITGGYAEAQQMLDDLERVGVSYPEVVDLLEVEGVDKFEKSWAELLESVQDELDKAGSAGSGGSDGSSGSSS, encoded by the coding sequence ATGAGCGACCAGAAGCCGACCTCCGAGCCCACCGAGGGCGCCACCGGTGACCGGGAGGCCGCCCGGACCACCTTGCACGAGCTCGCCGAGTCGGGTGTCTCGGTGTGGCTGGACGACCTCAACCGTCCGATGATCACCGACGGCGACCTGCAGCAGTACATCGACCGCGGGGTGCTCGGGGTCACCACCAACCCGACGATCTTCGCCACCGCGCTGTCCGAGGGCGAGGCCTACAGCGACCAGGTGCGCGAGCTCGCCGCGTCAGGCGCCGACGTGGACGCCGCGGTGCACGCGCTGACCACGCAGGACGTGCGCAACGCCTGCGACATCTTCCTGCCGACGTTCGAGGCCACCGGTGGGCAGGACGGCCGGGTCTCGATCGAGGTCGACCCCCGGCTGGCCAAGGACACCGCCGGCACCGTGCAGATGGCCGAGCAGCTGTGGAGCGAGATCGACCGGCCCAACCTGCTGGTGAAGATCCCCGCCACCGTCGAAGGGCTGCCGGCGATCAGCCAGGCCCTCACGGCGGGCATCAGCGTCAACGTCACCCTGATCTTCAGCCTGGACCGTTACCGCGGGGTGATGAACGCCTACCTGACGGGTCTCGAGCAGGCCCTGGAGCAGGGCCGCGACCTGTCCACCATCCGCTCGGTCGCCAGCTTCTTCGTCTCCCGCGTGGACGCCGAGATCGACAAGCGCCTGGAGGCGATCGGCACCGACGAGGCGCTGGCGCTGCGCGGCAAGGCCGGCCTGGCCAACGCACGCCTCGCCTACCAGGCCTTCGAGGAGGTCTTCTCCACCCCGCGCTGGGCCAATCTGCGGGACCACGGCGCCCACCTGCAGCGTCCCCTGTGGGCCTCGACCGGCGTCAAGAACCCGGACTACCCGGACACTCTCTACGTCACCGAGCTGGTGGCGGCGGACACCGTCAACACCATGCCCAGCAAGACGCTGGAGGCCACCGTCGACCACGGCGAGCTGCACGGCGACACCATCACCGGCGGCTACGCCGAGGCGCAGCAGATGCTCGACGACCTGGAGCGGGTGGGCGTCTCCTACCCCGAGGTCGTCGACCTGCTCGAGGTCGAGGGCGTGGACAAGTTCGAGAAGTCCTGGGCGGAGCTGCTGGAGTCCGTGCAGGATGAGCTGGACAAGGCCGGCTCCGCCGGGTCTGGCGGGTCGGACGGGTCCTCGGGGTCCTCGTCATGA
- a CDS encoding glucose-6-phosphate isomerase — translation MTALTVEALGAAADAVERHLPDLVQERFASRLFAQDAQLWGPEAQEEAAKRLAWVGLPRTSRPLVGEIAALREELRERGVDRVVLCGMGGSSLAPEVICATAGRPLVVLDSSDPDMVRAAVQEDLERTVVVVSSKSGSTLETDSQRRAFVQAFTDAGIDPTERVVIVTDPGSPLDTQSREGGYRVVNADPDVGGRYSALTAFGLVPSGLAGVDVGALLDEAEEVADLLAEDDSGNPGLRLAAALAGTEPLRDKLLFTDVGSGIVGLADWAEQLIAESTGKSGTGVLPVVTPAGAGPTEGLTDTSDCTVVVLAPDVEESDDGERLPNGGAESQVNVTGSLGAQLLLWEVATAAAGRLLGINPFDQPDVESAKEAARQIMAEGAGSGEAAALADGVVEVRALGGWLPDDVTDLAGAVQALLGQLDPQRGYLAVMAYLDRLHLADLTGMQPGLVGRTGRPVTFGWGPRFLHSTGQYHKGGPAQGVYLQVTAAPVQDLPVPGKDYTFGEFIAAQAAGDARVLAEHERPVLRLHLTERDAGLEQLRQVLPW, via the coding sequence ATGACAGCCCTCACCGTGGAGGCGCTCGGTGCTGCCGCCGACGCCGTCGAGCGTCACCTGCCCGACCTGGTCCAGGAGCGCTTCGCCTCGCGCCTGTTCGCCCAGGACGCGCAGCTGTGGGGCCCCGAGGCCCAGGAGGAGGCCGCCAAGCGGCTCGCCTGGGTGGGGCTTCCCCGCACCTCCCGGCCCCTCGTCGGAGAGATCGCGGCCCTGCGGGAGGAGCTGCGCGAGCGCGGCGTCGACCGGGTGGTGCTGTGCGGCATGGGCGGGTCCTCGCTCGCCCCGGAGGTCATCTGCGCGACTGCGGGGCGGCCGCTCGTCGTGCTGGACAGCTCTGACCCGGACATGGTGCGTGCCGCGGTGCAGGAGGACCTGGAGCGGACCGTCGTCGTGGTGTCCTCCAAGTCGGGCTCCACGCTGGAGACCGACAGCCAGCGACGCGCCTTCGTCCAGGCGTTCACCGACGCGGGCATCGACCCGACCGAGCGCGTGGTCATCGTCACCGACCCCGGCAGCCCTCTGGACACGCAGTCCCGGGAGGGCGGCTACCGGGTGGTCAACGCCGACCCCGACGTCGGCGGCCGCTACTCGGCGCTGACCGCCTTCGGGCTGGTTCCCTCCGGCCTGGCCGGGGTGGACGTGGGCGCCCTGCTGGACGAGGCCGAGGAGGTCGCCGACCTGCTCGCCGAGGACGACTCCGGGAACCCGGGGCTGCGGCTCGCCGCCGCCCTGGCCGGCACCGAGCCGCTGCGCGACAAGCTGCTCTTCACCGACGTCGGGTCCGGCATCGTCGGTCTGGCCGACTGGGCCGAGCAGCTCATCGCGGAGTCGACCGGCAAGTCCGGCACCGGCGTGCTGCCGGTCGTGACGCCTGCCGGTGCAGGACCGACCGAAGGCCTCACCGACACCAGCGACTGCACGGTCGTGGTGCTGGCCCCCGACGTCGAGGAGAGCGACGACGGTGAGCGCCTGCCGAACGGCGGTGCGGAGTCCCAGGTCAACGTCACGGGATCCCTGGGGGCCCAGCTCCTGCTCTGGGAGGTCGCCACCGCCGCGGCCGGCCGGCTGCTCGGGATCAACCCTTTCGACCAGCCGGACGTGGAGAGCGCCAAGGAGGCCGCCCGCCAGATCATGGCCGAGGGCGCCGGCTCCGGCGAGGCTGCCGCGCTCGCGGACGGTGTCGTCGAGGTCCGGGCCCTGGGCGGGTGGCTGCCTGACGATGTGACCGACCTGGCCGGTGCGGTGCAGGCCCTGCTGGGCCAGCTCGACCCGCAGCGCGGCTACCTGGCGGTCATGGCCTACCTGGATCGGCTCCACCTGGCTGACCTGACCGGGATGCAACCCGGCCTGGTCGGACGGACGGGGCGGCCGGTGACCTTCGGCTGGGGACCCCGCTTCCTGCACTCCACCGGTCAGTACCACAAGGGTGGCCCCGCCCAGGGCGTCTACCTGCAGGTGACCGCGGCCCCGGTCCAGGACCTGCCGGTGCCCGGAAAGGATTACACCTTCGGGGAGTTCATCGCGGCCCAGGCGGCCGGCGATGCTCGGGTGCTGGCCGAGCACGAGCGTCCGGTGCTACGCCTGCACCTGACCGAGCGCGACGCGGGCCTCGAGCAGCTGCGGCAGGTGCTGCCCTGGTGA
- the zwf gene encoding glucose-6-phosphate dehydrogenase — translation MRGTPPNPLRDPDDKRLPRIAGPCSMVMFGVTGDLARKKLMPAIYDLANRGLLPPGFSLVGFARRDWADQDFAEVVREAVRENARTPFRDEVWRSLAEGFRFVSGAFDDDEAFAELARTVAELDEERGTGGNHAFYLSIPPSWFGTVCEQLQRSGLSDPSEGTWRRVVIEKPFGHDLASAQELNQIVEAVFPPDSVFRIDHYLGKETVQNILAFRFANQVFEPVWNRHYVDHVQITMAEDIGIGGRAGYYDTVGAARDVIQNHLLQLLALTAMEEPLSFTADAVRSEKEKVLAAVTLGEDLDATTARGRYGPGWQGSTKVAGYVEEEGVEADRGTETYAALRLDVQTRRWAGVPFYLRTGKRLGKRVTEIAVIFRRAPRQPFSSTATEELGANAFVIRVQPDEGVTVRFGSKVPGSQMEVRDVSMDFGYGASFTESSPEAYERLILDVLLGEPPLFPRHEEVEQSWRILDPVIEHWAAAQADGEPPQDYPAGSWGPATAEELLRRDGREWRLP, via the coding sequence GTGAGGGGCACTCCGCCCAACCCGCTGCGGGACCCGGACGACAAGCGGCTGCCCCGCATCGCGGGTCCGTGCAGCATGGTGATGTTCGGGGTGACGGGTGACCTGGCGCGCAAGAAGCTCATGCCGGCCATCTACGACCTGGCCAACCGCGGGCTGCTGCCCCCCGGATTCTCGCTCGTCGGCTTCGCCCGTCGGGACTGGGCGGACCAGGACTTCGCGGAGGTGGTGCGGGAGGCCGTGCGCGAGAACGCCCGCACCCCGTTCCGCGACGAGGTATGGCGATCGCTGGCCGAGGGCTTCCGGTTCGTCTCCGGCGCCTTCGACGACGACGAGGCCTTCGCCGAGCTGGCGCGGACCGTCGCCGAGCTGGACGAGGAGCGGGGCACGGGCGGCAACCACGCCTTCTACCTGTCCATCCCGCCGTCCTGGTTCGGGACCGTCTGCGAGCAGCTGCAGCGCAGCGGGCTGTCCGACCCGAGCGAGGGGACCTGGCGGCGGGTGGTCATCGAGAAGCCGTTCGGCCACGACCTGGCCAGCGCCCAGGAGCTCAACCAGATCGTCGAGGCGGTCTTCCCGCCGGACTCGGTCTTCCGGATCGACCACTACCTGGGCAAGGAGACGGTGCAGAACATCCTCGCCTTCCGGTTCGCCAACCAGGTCTTCGAACCGGTCTGGAACCGTCACTACGTCGACCATGTGCAGATCACCATGGCCGAGGACATCGGCATCGGCGGCCGGGCCGGCTACTACGACACCGTCGGCGCGGCCCGCGACGTCATCCAGAACCACCTGCTCCAGCTGCTCGCCCTCACCGCGATGGAGGAGCCGCTGTCGTTCACTGCGGACGCGGTCCGCTCCGAGAAGGAGAAGGTGCTGGCGGCCGTGACCCTGGGCGAGGACCTGGACGCGACGACCGCGCGCGGCCGGTACGGCCCGGGCTGGCAGGGCTCGACCAAGGTGGCCGGCTACGTCGAGGAGGAGGGCGTCGAGGCCGACCGGGGCACCGAGACGTATGCCGCGCTCCGGCTGGACGTGCAGACCCGCCGGTGGGCCGGCGTGCCCTTCTACCTGCGCACCGGCAAGCGGCTCGGCAAGCGGGTCACCGAGATCGCGGTGATCTTCCGTCGGGCACCCCGCCAGCCGTTCAGCAGCACGGCGACCGAGGAGCTGGGCGCCAACGCCTTCGTCATCCGGGTCCAGCCCGACGAGGGCGTCACGGTCCGCTTCGGCTCCAAGGTGCCCGGCAGCCAGATGGAGGTGCGGGACGTGTCGATGGACTTCGGCTACGGCGCCTCGTTCACCGAGTCCAGCCCCGAGGCCTACGAACGGCTCATCCTCGACGTGCTGCTCGGCGAGCCGCCGCTGTTCCCCCGCCACGAGGAGGTCGAGCAGTCCTGGCGCATCCTGGACCCGGTGATCGAGCACTGGGCAGCCGCCCAGGCCGACGGCGAGCCTCCGCAGGACTACCCGGCAGGCTCCTGGGGCCCGGCGACCGCCGAGGAGCTGCTCCGTCGGGACGGCCGGGAGTGGAGGTTGCCGTGA